The following DNA comes from Rhizobium lusitanum.
ACCAGTCCGTCGCCAGCTACCTAAAATCCCGCGTCTTCACCTTGATCGCATCAAGATGCAGATGCGGCCCCTTCGGAAACCCGCGCGGATCCGGCACCGGCGACCCATGATGAAACTCATCCCCTCGCCCATGCCGCAACGGAAAGTCGGTATCCCGATCCCCAACACTCGCCAGCTCCCCTGATAGATCCGTCAGCCGATGCGCCACCAGATGCACAACCTCCCCTTCCCGCTGGATGCGGCCATAAACACCGATCATGCCGGCGCCCAGCACGACGCGGCGGTATTGTTCGAAGGTTTTTAGCCAGACGATGAGGTTGGCAATATCGGTCTCATCTTCGATGGTGATGAACATCACACCCTTGGCGGAGCCCGGCCGCTGGCGAACAAGCACGAGGCCGGCTGCCTCAAGCCATGTGCCATCACGGGCCTGCATCGCCGCGCGGCAGGTGACGATACGGCGCCTGGTCAGATCGGCGCGCAGGAATGAAAGGGGATGGTTGCACAGGGTCAATCCGACATGGCCGTAATCCTCGACCACCTCACCGCCTGATGTCATCGGTCGCAACGCCACTGTTGGCTCATCAAGCTCCGGAACGGTCTTGTTTTCACGGGCGGATGCGGCCGCAAACAGCGGTAGCGGTTCATCCCGTAACGCCTTGATCGCCCAGAGCGCCTCGCGCCGGGCAAGTTTCATAGATGGTTGGAAGGCATCGGCTTCGGCGAGCTCGACCAGCGAGGCAGCCGGCACGCCGGCGCGGCGCCAGAGATCATCGACCGAGGCGAAGGGCTGTTCAGCGCGCGCCGCAACGATTGCGGCGGCGTCGGCATTGGCGAGCCCCTTGACCATGCGCAGGCCGAGGCGAACGGCAAACCGCTCTTCGTCAGCCGTAGGCTCAAGCGTGCAATCCCAGCGGCTGGCGTTGACGCAGACAGGCCGCACCTCGACCCCGTGATCGCGCGCGTCGCGAACAATCTGGGCCGGTGCGTAAAAGCCCATCGGCTGGGCATTGAGGAGGGCTGCGCAGAAGACGTCGGGATGCCAGCATTTCAGCCAGGAGGAGGCATAGGGGCATTGCCAAGTTGTTTGACCGTTCTGCGTGGGCTATTCGAGCTGGATGAATACCCCGTCTCAAATGCCGCGCCTGAAAGGCTTTCGCTTTGCCCGTGAGATCATCGCCTATGCGGTGTGGGCTTATCATCGCTTTGCGCTCAGCACGGCCGACGTGGAAGATCTGCTCGCGGAACGCGGTGTCATTGTCAGCCGGGAAACAATCCGGCTTTGGGTCAATCGCTTCGGGCGGCATTTTGCAGATTGCGTCCGGCGCGATCGGCCTGCGCCTCGCGACAAATGGCACATCGATGAGGTCGTGATCACGATCCGTGGCGTGAGGCATTGGCTATGGCGGGCCATCGACGCGGACGGCAACGTGCTCGACATTCTGGTTCAGCCACGTCGGAATGCGAAGGCAGCGAGGCGCTTCCTGCGCGGATTGATGGCCCGATTCGGCACGCCAAGGGTAGTGATCACGGACAAACTGCGCAGCTATATCAAGCCGATCCGAACCCTTGCGCCGGACGCTGAGCATCGGGCGCACAAGGGGCTCAACAACGCAGTCGAAGTCTCGCACAGGCCGACCCGAAGGCGCGAGAAGATATTCGGGCAGTTCAAGTCACCCCGACAAGCACTGAGGTCCCTTGCTGCTCACGACCAGATCAATCTGATCTTCCGCCCCCGCCGCCACAAACTCTCCGCCGCATCTTGCCGTCACGCCAGGGCGGATGCGTTTGCCCTCTGGTATGACTATGCTCAAGAAATGGCCGCTTAATCTCGATCAAACCGCTCAGGAGCAACTTGCTTCAAACAACTTGGCGATACCCGCGCCACAGTTACGGTCTTGGTTCTTGCCTTCATCGGCTCACCTTGCCGCCGACCGCGCTGGATGAAGCAGCCCTCTTTCTCATAAAAATCGATGAGCGCACCAACCGTCATCTGTCGGCGCATTGCCTGGAGATCACCGGCCGGATCTTCCCCAGCAGCAACACTCCCGAGCTTAGCCTTGGCAATTTTTCTTGCTTGCTCAACGGTGACTGGACCAAAACGCCCTATGGTCAACAGGCGTTGGGGAGCTGATCGACCGCCGCCATCTGCTCGATACTTGATGATGAAAGTCTTTACGCCTGTGGGAGCGATACGAAGACCAAAGCCTAAAAGCTCACTATCCCAAACGTGGTAGCGTTCATGATCTGGCCGAGCCGCATCGACGACGCGCTTCGTCAGCAGCACACCATTACGCTTGCTCATCTACCACCTCCAGGACTTTGAGCGAGACACCACCAGGACACCACCAGGACACCACCGCAATCGGAAACTGGAGGATAATGATAGCGTTCAATCGACAACAGCATCAATCTAAACTATTGAATAGTAGCACTATTTAGCAATTTAGGATATTGTGGCGCCACCCAATTTCGTCCTATTGAAGGTTACGGCAATCGCGGTCAATTGGCAAACGATTGCCAAAAATCACTTGCATAAAAAAAGACTTGGCTACTATCTAGGCATGGCAAACGATTGCCATTTGCAGTGCATTGAAATTATTCGGATAATTTACTGCGGACCTCGCTTCCGCAAGCGATTTCCTGTGCCTGGAGAACGGATAGCGTCATGACCTCAACCGAACGGCTTCGCTTTGGCGTCGATCTCGTCACCTTCTTCCACCCCGGTTTCTGGGGTGTCGAGGATTATGACGGCATCATCGCCTTGTCCCGCAGCGAGCCCCGCGCCTTCTGGGACAAGATTCTCGACAGCGTGCAAGCCTCAGGCGTCACCGGCGTGGAGCTGACCTTCTCGCCGTTCAACTGGCAGGATGCGACGAAGACCTATGGGTCCGTCGAAGCGTTTGCCGCTGAACTGTCCAAACGTGGGCTAACGCTGGCGAGCGGCTTTTTCGCCGAACTTGAAGCCGCCGGCGATTTCACGCAAGGCGCGGCGCAGGCCGCCATTATCGACAAGGCGGAGAAATATGCCGAATTCCTGAAGGCCTGCGGCAGCGACATCATGGTGATCGGTGGTCCGTTGCGACAGACCCTCGGCACCCAGCCGGTGCGGTTCTTCGATTTCGAGCAGGCGCGCAAGATCGCCGATTTTCTCAATCGCCTCGGCGCGGCCCTTTACGCCAAGGGCGTTCGGCTGGCGATCCACACCGAGGCACACTCGATCTTCGCGTCCGCGCGCGATGTCGATCTGCTGATGCTGCTGACGGACCCGGCCTATGTGCATATGTGCCCGGATACGGCTCATATCATCGTTGCGGGATCTGACCCGATCCAACTCGTCGATCGCCATCATGAGCGTGTTATCATCGCCCATTGGAAGGATGCGCTCGGGCCGATGCCGGCCGAC
Coding sequences within:
- a CDS encoding sugar phosphate isomerase/epimerase family protein gives rise to the protein MTSTERLRFGVDLVTFFHPGFWGVEDYDGIIALSRSEPRAFWDKILDSVQASGVTGVELTFSPFNWQDATKTYGSVEAFAAELSKRGLTLASGFFAELEAAGDFTQGAAQAAIIDKAEKYAEFLKACGSDIMVIGGPLRQTLGTQPVRFFDFEQARKIADFLNRLGAALYAKGVRLAIHTEAHSIFASARDVDLLMLLTDPAYVHMCPDTAHIIVAGSDPIQLVDRHHERVIIAHWKDALGPMPADTPIDEHIHDRHRPYFCGFGLGRVDWPGWIRLLRDRGYQGWAILELDAAPDPISDIANGLTLVRQALLPIYR
- a CDS encoding IS6 family transposase; the protein is MNTPSQMPRLKGFRFAREIIAYAVWAYHRFALSTADVEDLLAERGVIVSRETIRLWVNRFGRHFADCVRRDRPAPRDKWHIDEVVITIRGVRHWLWRAIDADGNVLDILVQPRRNAKAARRFLRGLMARFGTPRVVITDKLRSYIKPIRTLAPDAEHRAHKGLNNAVEVSHRPTRRREKIFGQFKSPRQALRSLAAHDQINLIFRPRRHKLSAASCRHARADAFALWYDYAQEMAA
- a CDS encoding Arm DNA-binding domain-containing protein, whose protein sequence is MSKRNGVLLTKRVVDAARPDHERYHVWDSELLGFGLRIAPTGVKTFIIKYRADGGGRSAPQRLLTIGRFGPVTVEQARKIAKAKLGSVAAGEDPAGDLQAMRRQMTVGALIDFYEKEGCFIQRGRRQGEPMKARTKTVTVARVSPSCLKQVAPERFDRD